A single genomic interval of Danio aesculapii chromosome 5, fDanAes4.1, whole genome shotgun sequence harbors:
- the f2rl2 gene encoding proteinase-activated receptor 3: protein MWRVFVPLLLTLFFENSLQDSASKYSRINPSNNSPNPKTFPGTTDSNASQLFNSSQLQPLINVSASVINHTTGIINTRIIPSAYVLAILIGIPSNVFVLACLSGRKVLSSGILYFSLALSDLLLLFSLTFRVHYHLNNSDWIFGELACKLVTACFYGNIYCSLHAHMCISVMRYLAVVHPFLYRTMRKRYCAIWTSLTIWAVFAIAMAPEFVVQQSFRVSGQEFVTCHDIQPYENASYQVLIPYRLSLICVGFFLPSMVIAFIYGSIIYHLNRSSQDWKRYIKASTLVFVIFLVCFAPCNSLLFAHYVKLYTQRQYDLYAYYRVAVCLCSFHSCLDPFLSYLLTKTSTSQVKFRSFSSIPLKALSTI, encoded by the exons ATGTGGAGAGTATTTGTGCCGCTGCTATTAACATTATTCTTTGAGAACTCACTTCAAGATTCAG CATCAAAATATTCCAGAATCAATCCATCAAACAATTCACCTAATCCAAAAACTTTTCCTGGAACAACAGATTCCAATGCTTCTCAGTTGTTCAACTCATCCCAACTGCAGCCATTGATAAATGTCAGTGCAAGTGTCATCAATCACACCACCGGAATAATCAACACCAGGATCATTCCCTCCGCATATGTCCTAGCCATCCTCATCGGGATCCCCTCAAATGTCTTTGTACTGGCTTGCCTCAGTGGAAGAAAGGTTCTGTCAAGCGGTATCCTATATTTTAGCCTAGCCCTTTCAGACCTTCTCCTGCTGTTTTCCCTAACATTCAGAGTCCATTATCATCTCAATAACAGCGACTGGATTTTTGGAGAACTAGCTTGCAAGCTGGTGACGGCCTGCTTTTATGGAAACATCTACTGCTCCCTTCATGCCCATATGTGTATTAGCGTGATGCGATATCTTGCGGTGGTTCACCCATTCCTCTACAGGACAATGCGGAAGAGATACTGTGCCATCTGGACAAGTTTAACCATTTGGGCAGTTTTCGCGATTGCAATGGCACCCGAGTTTGTGGTTCAGCAAAGCTTCCGGGTTTCTGGCCAAGAGTTTGTGACGTGTCACGATATCCAACCTTACGAAAACGCATCTTATCAAGTTTTGATTCCATACAGATTAAGTTTGATCTGCGTAGGCTTTTTTTTGCCCTCCATGGTCATCGCATTTATTTACGGATCCATCATTTACCATCTCAATCGCTCTAGCCAAGACTGGAAACGCTACATTAAGGCCAGCACACTGGTGTTTGTGATCTTTCTGGTGTGTTTTGCTCCATGCAATTCACTTCTTTTCGCACATTATGTGAAGTTGTACACACAGCGACAGTACGACTTGTATGCTTACTATCGAGTGGCCGTATGTCTGTGTTCTTTTCACAGCTGTCTGGACCCTTTCCTCTCTTATCTACTCACAAAGACTTCCACTTCCCAAGTCAAGTTTAGATCATTCAGCTCTATACCTTTGAAGGCTTTGTCCACAATTTGA